A section of the Ovis canadensis isolate MfBH-ARS-UI-01 breed Bighorn chromosome 1, ARS-UI_OviCan_v2, whole genome shotgun sequence genome encodes:
- the SPATA46 gene encoding spermatogenesis-associated protein 46: protein MESCGLLVMSPALGMFIVQTTQPASWEQLCVTSIPFGSQNMENFSLLSISGTRISSSALSTLPDIMSSRATSLPDIAKPALLTEASSPVQALPPQCLSGVLRHGVHNIVVSPDCILRDSPDGEQLRWNCTVYRPWFSPYSYFLCKDTESHLETYSFPEVQRDEGQGDSCLPEDTADSVCSSSPSPENTCPREATKKSRPGPDPTDSITFQDILTASKWHPAQDILTASKWHPAQQNGYKCASCCRLYPTLHSLKSHIKRGSKEGFSCKVYYHKLKSLWCKEQKARPGDRLSLGSGQAFR from the exons ATGGAATCGTGTGGTCTTCTTGTGATGTCACCTGCGCTCGGAATGTTTATCGTCCAGACAACCCAACCAGCCTCCTGGGAGCAGCTGTGCGTGACCTCCATACCCTTCGGTAGTCAGAACATGGAGAACTTCTCACTCCTCAGCATTTCTGGAACTCgaatctcttcctctgccctgaGCACTCTTCCTGATATTATGTCCTCACGTGCCACCAGCTTGCCAG ATATCGCAAAGCCTGCGTTACTGACTGAGGCGTCCAGCCCAGTCCAGGCCCTGCCGCCCCAGTGCCTAAGTGGCGTTCTCCGGCACGGGGTGCACAACATCGTGGTCTCGCCAG ATTGCATCTTGAGGGACTCCCCAGATGGAGAGCAGCTGAGGTGGAACTGCACCGTCTACCGGCCCTGGTTCTCCCCTTACAGCTACTTCCTATGCAAGGACACAGAGAGCCACCTTGAGACCTACAGCTTCCCAGAGGTGCAGCGGGATGAGGGTCAGGGGGACAGCTGCCTCCCAGAGGACACAGCCGACAGCGTCTGctcatcctctccctccccagagaACACCTGCCCCCGAGAGGCCACCAAGAAATCCAGGCCCGGCCCAGACCCCACAGACTCcatcacattccaggacatcCTGACAGCCTCCAAGTGGCACCCGGCCCAGGACATCCTGACGGCCTCCAAGTGGCACCCGGCCCAGCAGAATGGCTACAAATGTGCATCCTGCTGCCGCCTGTACCCGACGCTGCACTCCCTCAAGAGCCATATCAAGAGGGGCTCCAAGGAGGGCTTCAGCTGCAAGGTATACTACCACAAGCTCAAATCCCTCTGGTGCAAGGAGCAGAAGGCCCGGCCGGGAGACAGGCTCTCCTTGGGCAGCGGCCAGGCCTTCAGGTAG